One Balneola vulgaris DSM 17893 genomic window carries:
- a CDS encoding DUF6326 family protein, with amino-acid sequence MKDFEVNTKLKIAALWTSATFCYLYGDYFELYTPDKVNSLISGDNVLNSPTFLFIASLIMVIPPLMISLSLFLKPALNRVLNMVFGALFTIMMILIAIGSLTPWYSFYVFLAVVESILTAIIVWTAYKWPKEQL; translated from the coding sequence ATGAAGGATTTCGAAGTCAATACAAAATTGAAGATCGCTGCTTTGTGGACTTCTGCTACTTTTTGTTATCTATATGGAGATTATTTCGAGTTATATACTCCCGATAAAGTAAACAGCCTAATTAGCGGCGATAATGTTCTAAACTCACCTACCTTCTTATTTATCGCTTCCTTAATTATGGTTATTCCTCCACTCATGATTTCGCTGTCACTATTTCTAAAACCAGCTTTAAATAGAGTACTAAATATGGTATTTGGAGCCCTATTCACCATTATGATGATATTGATAGCTATTGGAAGTCTTACCCCTTGGTATAGCTTTTATGTGTTTCTAGCTGTAGTCGAATCTATATTAACTGCGATTATTGTTTGGACAGCTTATAAATGGCCGAAAGAGCAACTTTAG
- a CDS encoding AraC family transcriptional regulator yields MIDFTNCILDKGQSLAPESTTYLLQDLIFAITEYPEPTETGKWHAHKNPQISFVLKGGNIENRKGKQLERVCGSINYYHAYEPHQNIYQVFPSKHLSVEFDEAFLNKYDLKEHQISAAVKDHLFSKFFLLNILNEVLLQDSYSRDSVNILLLELVNRASFLKKSDAPPSWVPVLREILNDNWNQQLSLQLLADTLGVHPVTISGNFRKYFSTTFGEYMRKIKIDRSLKMIKESNNSLVHIAHECGFSDHSHFTRTFKNQTGFLPKQYQDF; encoded by the coding sequence GTGATAGATTTCACCAACTGTATTTTAGATAAAGGGCAATCACTTGCTCCTGAGTCAACCACTTATCTTCTTCAAGATTTAATCTTTGCGATAACGGAATATCCTGAGCCTACAGAAACGGGCAAGTGGCATGCACATAAGAATCCACAAATTAGTTTTGTGTTGAAAGGTGGGAATATTGAAAACAGAAAAGGTAAACAGCTAGAACGAGTTTGTGGTAGCATTAACTATTATCATGCCTACGAGCCTCACCAAAATATCTATCAAGTCTTTCCTTCAAAACATTTAAGCGTTGAATTCGATGAGGCCTTTTTAAATAAATATGATCTTAAAGAACATCAGATTAGTGCCGCCGTTAAGGATCATCTTTTTAGCAAATTCTTCTTATTGAATATTCTTAATGAGGTCCTTCTCCAAGATTCATATTCGCGCGATTCCGTTAATATCCTTTTACTGGAATTAGTGAATCGTGCTTCTTTTTTAAAAAAGAGTGATGCTCCTCCGAGCTGGGTCCCTGTGCTGCGAGAAATCCTTAACGACAACTGGAATCAACAGCTATCCCTGCAGTTACTTGCCGATACACTCGGTGTTCATCCAGTTACTATCTCTGGGAATTTCAGAAAATACTTTTCCACAACTTTTGGCGAGTATATGAGGAAAATCAAAATTGATCGCTCTTTAAAGATGATTAAAGAGTCGAACAACTCACTTGTTCACATAGCCCATGAATGTGGCTTCTCAGATCACAGCCATTTTACCCGGACTTTTAAAAATCAGACCGGCTTTTTACCTAAGCAATACCAAGATTTTTAG
- a CDS encoding erythromycin esterase family protein: protein MNNRTQKLCIPSFFFLIILCGAIDSVQAQYFWNTDFEYGVYKSQPRKWTIEGEGEQYTAYLDSTVSKSGNKSLFITQRNAETYTLLSIPGALIAGESISISGFIKAHQTDSLQLSLMIFDPSEGNVLATVDHAIISNNWEVVSLNTFLPENLKSDNVLIALVASGSGSFWFDAVQVKIGGIKYGEDAPNFREPTNGEIASLNEKAIPFQMNTVQQKRDLSGLSDIVGDARIVALGENSHGSSSIYRLKLRMLRYLVEHEGFTLFALEMPTVEADYINNYVLYGQGDIEQVLTKLSYPSWQTQEMIDLIEWLRNYNEQHGKRIEFRGYDMQNGWSALEAVKAFATKYDSVASSELEFISELYEEALKLRQLNNSLYEKSDKLLHYLEGKSFRAAPPNRVETIVHYMNVFMQSLAFQFNLEHAKSRDKYMAENIRWIVENNAESNRIIISADNTHITKSGGKTGAYLNQWYGEDYVGFGFTFKTGSYSAYGPKSSYEVHPPHVGTYEYFFSKSSYENFMLDLRATESIPLLNQSAGFRSIGSRPQEVTQFYDIDIKKHFDAVVYIETSNHTTFLKK, encoded by the coding sequence ATGAATAATCGAACTCAGAAGCTCTGCATACCTTCATTCTTCTTTTTAATCATTCTTTGCGGAGCAATTGATAGCGTTCAAGCTCAATATTTTTGGAATACAGATTTTGAATATGGAGTCTATAAATCTCAGCCACGCAAATGGACCATTGAGGGAGAAGGAGAACAATACACCGCTTATTTAGATAGCACTGTTAGTAAGTCTGGGAACAAGAGTCTTTTTATTACACAGAGAAATGCGGAGACCTATACACTTTTATCTATTCCCGGAGCATTGATAGCTGGTGAATCAATCTCCATAAGTGGATTTATAAAAGCCCATCAAACAGACTCCCTTCAATTAAGTTTAATGATATTTGATCCCTCAGAAGGGAATGTCCTTGCTACTGTAGATCATGCAATAATTTCGAATAATTGGGAAGTTGTTTCGCTTAACACATTTTTGCCGGAGAATTTAAAATCAGATAATGTGCTCATAGCGTTGGTTGCTTCAGGAAGTGGAAGCTTTTGGTTTGATGCAGTACAGGTTAAGATTGGTGGAATTAAATATGGAGAGGATGCCCCTAATTTTAGAGAACCCACCAACGGCGAGATCGCTTCGCTGAATGAAAAAGCCATCCCATTTCAAATGAATACGGTACAACAAAAACGGGATTTATCGGGGCTCTCAGATATTGTTGGCGATGCCCGAATTGTGGCATTAGGTGAAAACTCACACGGTTCTTCTTCCATATATCGCCTTAAACTCCGCATGTTACGATACCTTGTAGAACACGAAGGCTTTACTCTCTTCGCCTTAGAAATGCCCACTGTAGAAGCCGATTATATCAACAATTATGTGCTCTATGGACAAGGGGACATCGAGCAGGTTCTAACTAAACTAAGCTATCCCAGTTGGCAAACTCAGGAGATGATAGACCTTATCGAGTGGTTGAGAAATTATAATGAACAACATGGCAAAAGAATTGAGTTTAGAGGCTATGACATGCAAAATGGGTGGTCTGCTTTAGAGGCTGTTAAAGCGTTCGCCACTAAGTATGATTCCGTAGCGAGCAGTGAATTAGAATTTATTAGTGAGCTCTACGAAGAAGCACTGAAGTTGAGACAACTGAATAATTCACTCTATGAAAAATCCGATAAGCTGCTGCATTATTTAGAAGGGAAAAGCTTTCGAGCGGCACCTCCAAACCGTGTTGAGACTATAGTGCATTACATGAATGTTTTTATGCAGAGTTTAGCTTTTCAGTTCAATTTGGAGCACGCAAAAAGCAGAGATAAGTATATGGCTGAGAATATCCGATGGATTGTGGAGAACAACGCTGAATCAAACAGAATAATTATCTCCGCAGATAACACTCATATTACGAAGTCCGGTGGAAAAACTGGGGCATACCTTAACCAATGGTATGGAGAGGATTACGTAGGATTTGGTTTTACTTTTAAAACAGGAAGTTATTCAGCATATGGCCCTAAGTCATCCTATGAAGTTCATCCTCCCCATGTAGGCACTTATGAATACTTCTTTTCAAAAAGTAGCTATGAAAACTTTATGCTGGATCTCAGAGCAACCGAAAGTATTCCACTATTAAACCAAAGTGCAGGGTTTCGTTCGATTGGCTCCAGGCCCCAAGAGGTGACACAATTTTATGATATCGATATCAAAAAGCATTTTGATGCAGTTGTCTATATAGAGACTTCAAATCACACTACGTTCTTAAAGAAGTAA
- a CDS encoding TIGR01777 family oxidoreductase, producing MNILITGGTGFIGKELREELLKEGHSLIIVTRSPKKYEDEAASNQKFISLDDDNIVSTMESCAVVINLAGESIFGQRWNDEVKQRIYDSRIETTRALVEAMAKAKTKPEVFISASASGIYGDRGDTLLDETAELADDFLAMVCKDWEAESQRATAMGVRVVNPRIGIVFEEGGGALEKMLPPFKMFVGGPIGNGKQYMSWIHRSDLVQALLFPIQQKELQGPYNVGAPEPATMNEVAETLGNVLNRPSIFRVPKMALEVAFGEAAKPITDSIRMEPKALQKAGFTFRYESLEEALADITGR from the coding sequence ATGAACATACTCATCACTGGCGGTACAGGATTTATTGGCAAGGAATTACGAGAAGAACTGCTTAAAGAGGGGCATTCTTTAATTATCGTAACTCGAAGCCCCAAAAAATATGAAGATGAAGCGGCTTCGAATCAGAAGTTCATAAGCTTAGATGATGATAACATCGTGAGTACTATGGAAAGTTGTGCGGTGGTCATAAACTTAGCAGGCGAGAGCATCTTCGGGCAACGATGGAATGATGAAGTAAAGCAGCGGATCTACGACAGCCGAATTGAGACCACCCGTGCATTGGTTGAGGCCATGGCTAAAGCTAAAACAAAACCAGAAGTGTTTATATCCGCCTCAGCATCTGGAATCTATGGAGATCGAGGCGATACCCTATTAGATGAAACAGCGGAGCTTGCCGATGATTTTCTAGCTATGGTGTGTAAAGATTGGGAGGCAGAGTCGCAGCGAGCTACAGCTATGGGGGTTAGAGTTGTGAACCCACGTATTGGAATCGTATTCGAAGAAGGGGGAGGAGCGCTTGAGAAAATGCTTCCGCCTTTTAAGATGTTTGTGGGCGGACCTATAGGCAACGGCAAGCAGTATATGAGCTGGATTCACAGAAGTGATTTAGTGCAAGCCCTGTTATTCCCTATTCAGCAAAAAGAGTTACAAGGCCCCTATAATGTGGGTGCACCTGAGCCGGCAACCATGAATGAAGTAGCGGAAACACTCGGGAATGTGTTAAACCGACCGTCTATATTCAGAGTGCCGAAGATGGCCTTAGAGGTGGCTTTTGGAGAAGCTGCTAAGCCCATAACCGATAGCATTCGCATGGAGCCAAAAGCACTGCAGAAGGCAGGGTTTACATTCCGATACGAATCCCTCGAAGAAGCCCTCGCTGATATCACAGGTAGATAA
- a CDS encoding BF3164 family lipoprotein — MNNFLWALILLFPTNLLGQSDSPISGRTIFEDELIYPSDLVVVGDYLFVKDLLESTGEYGVKTFSLKDEKKVNEFITIGRGPSEYLNINIRNGPLDRTIEITDSRNRKNDIYSVDCLVTVETGKSISKCLKASRRNMTSREAIVLNDSLVINTASSAKGVIFLSLEGKILNHIDEIPTEILKKYKNPSVAAMVMGGYLVANKTRTRIAYFAKYYDQVYFLENSDAGMAIIKEYHFTHLPEFIVLNEGGSSYMEPSDKAKFGYKSPYPTENYVYVLYSGKTLDDVEESEDIEWRAYANRIKIFDWNGVEKGEILVNEVLSSIAVSTDSREIYGVTTDRALNSSIIKYTVN; from the coding sequence ATGAACAATTTTCTTTGGGCACTGATCCTACTATTTCCGACAAACTTATTGGGGCAAAGTGATAGTCCAATTTCGGGGAGGACTATATTCGAAGATGAGTTAATTTATCCAAGTGATTTGGTAGTTGTAGGCGATTATTTGTTTGTAAAAGACCTGTTAGAGTCTACCGGAGAATATGGGGTTAAGACTTTCAGCCTCAAAGACGAGAAAAAAGTAAATGAATTTATAACGATTGGTAGGGGACCTTCTGAGTATCTCAATATTAATATTAGAAACGGACCTTTAGATAGAACTATTGAAATAACTGATTCAAGAAATAGAAAAAATGATATCTATTCAGTTGACTGCCTAGTAACAGTTGAGACGGGAAAAAGTATTTCAAAATGCTTGAAAGCATCAAGAAGAAATATGACATCACGCGAAGCAATCGTATTAAACGATTCTCTAGTTATAAACACCGCTTCAAGTGCAAAAGGGGTGATTTTTCTGAGCCTGGAAGGGAAAATATTAAATCATATAGACGAAATACCCACTGAGATTCTCAAAAAGTATAAGAACCCATCAGTTGCTGCAATGGTGATGGGCGGTTATTTAGTAGCGAATAAAACTCGTACTAGAATCGCGTACTTTGCGAAGTATTATGATCAGGTTTACTTTCTTGAAAACAGTGATGCTGGAATGGCAATCATCAAAGAATACCACTTTACACACTTACCTGAATTCATCGTTTTAAATGAAGGTGGAAGCAGTTATATGGAGCCATCCGATAAAGCTAAGTTTGGATATAAATCACCATATCCAACAGAAAACTATGTGTATGTATTGTATTCTGGGAAAACACTCGATGATGTAGAAGAAAGTGAAGATATTGAGTGGCGAGCCTATGCGAACAGAATAAAAATCTTTGACTGGAATGGGGTTGAAAAAGGAGAAATTCTAGTAAATGAGGTGCTCTCCTCGATCGCTGTTTCGACAGATAGTAGAGAAATTTACGGTGTTACAACAGACAGAGCATTGAACTCAAGCATTATAAAATACACAGTGAATTAG
- a CDS encoding dipeptide epimerase, with translation MSRFKLSWEVKELFLKNVFTIARGSRSSVHNVFIHLQKDGVEGIGESSPNKRYGESTELALQELQAFNIDCLNDATTPDDVETILQKEAADISPSTRVAIEMAWLDWWAKSQNQPLWQLLNYAKPVGPVSSYTIGIDTIEVMQQKIVEASDYPIYKIKLGTDHDRALIQGIREVTDKPIRVDANEGWKTVDQALQEIEFLASQNVELVEQPMHSSMVDELKALKKQASLPLCADESFTGTENLHEIAECFDIINIKLMKMGSVVKTRRVVKQAHDLGLEVMIGCMIESSLANAAGGLVALNCEYADVDGHLLISNDPWTGFGLNAQGQISLSNAPGLGVG, from the coding sequence ATGTCGCGCTTTAAACTAAGTTGGGAAGTCAAAGAGCTATTCTTAAAAAATGTATTCACCATTGCACGTGGTTCACGGTCCTCGGTGCATAATGTATTCATCCACTTGCAGAAAGATGGAGTGGAAGGCATCGGTGAATCCTCTCCCAATAAAAGGTATGGCGAGAGTACCGAATTAGCCCTTCAGGAATTACAGGCATTCAATATCGATTGCCTGAATGATGCCACTACTCCCGATGATGTTGAAACTATACTGCAAAAGGAAGCCGCTGATATATCACCTTCTACACGCGTAGCGATAGAAATGGCATGGCTCGATTGGTGGGCAAAGTCTCAAAACCAACCACTGTGGCAGTTACTGAATTATGCCAAACCAGTAGGTCCCGTTTCGTCTTATACTATAGGGATTGATACCATTGAGGTGATGCAGCAAAAGATTGTGGAGGCCAGTGACTATCCTATCTATAAAATTAAGCTAGGAACTGATCACGATCGAGCCTTGATACAAGGAATCCGAGAGGTCACGGATAAGCCCATTCGTGTGGATGCTAATGAAGGTTGGAAAACGGTTGATCAAGCTCTGCAAGAAATTGAATTTTTAGCCAGTCAGAATGTGGAGTTGGTAGAACAACCCATGCACTCTTCGATGGTGGACGAGTTAAAAGCGCTTAAAAAACAGGCGAGCTTGCCACTGTGTGCCGATGAAAGTTTTACCGGCACCGAAAACCTTCACGAGATTGCCGAATGCTTTGATATCATCAATATTAAGTTGATGAAGATGGGAAGTGTAGTGAAAACGCGAAGAGTAGTAAAACAAGCGCATGATTTAGGACTTGAAGTGATGATCGGATGTATGATCGAAAGCTCCCTAGCTAATGCTGCAGGCGGACTCGTAGCTCTAAATTGTGAGTACGCCGATGTAGATGGTCACCTTCTAATCAGTAACGATCCATGGACCGGTTTCGGCCTAAATGCCCAAGGCCAAATTTCCCTTTCCAATGCCCCAGGTTTAGGGGTGGGGTAA
- a CDS encoding phosphatidate cytidylyltransferase — MSELLKRVLFAVPAGILFIFAMWYSSLVFSLMIVFIGVLTQFEVIKLLNKAGTPVDKVFPFTIGLWLMLFPYLPFAFEIGLGIFLFFISIQTFNTKLENFNHLTATLFAGVYAPLGYLCLMMIRALGTNEQGFALALTLVLMIWGGDVFAYFGGKTFGKRPLAITISPKKTIEGFLFGFIGCTVGLALSIYALPFESPLSMGTGLPLILLIGVFGPIGDLLESKIKRKAGEKDSSNILPGHGGFFDRFDALILGAAAMYIYLNVMVELGYVAL, encoded by the coding sequence TTGAGTGAATTATTAAAACGAGTACTCTTCGCTGTTCCGGCAGGAATTCTATTCATCTTTGCCATGTGGTACAGCAGTTTAGTATTTAGCCTAATGATAGTGTTCATTGGGGTACTCACACAGTTTGAGGTTATAAAGCTTTTAAACAAAGCGGGCACTCCGGTCGACAAAGTCTTCCCATTTACTATTGGTTTATGGTTGATGCTATTTCCCTATCTGCCCTTCGCATTTGAAATCGGTTTGGGGATATTTTTATTCTTTATATCCATTCAGACTTTCAACACCAAGCTTGAAAACTTTAATCATCTCACTGCCACGCTTTTTGCTGGGGTATACGCTCCATTAGGGTATCTTTGCTTGATGATGATTCGTGCTCTGGGTACAAATGAACAGGGCTTCGCATTAGCGCTTACTTTAGTGTTAATGATTTGGGGTGGGGATGTATTCGCCTACTTTGGGGGCAAAACTTTTGGCAAACGACCACTAGCTATTACCATTAGTCCAAAGAAGACTATTGAAGGTTTCCTATTCGGGTTCATAGGATGTACCGTAGGCTTAGCACTTTCTATTTATGCACTTCCTTTTGAGTCGCCCTTAAGCATGGGAACGGGATTACCACTTATTCTTTTGATTGGCGTGTTTGGACCTATTGGTGATTTACTTGAAAGTAAAATAAAGAGGAAAGCAGGGGAAAAAGACTCCTCAAATATATTGCCAGGACACGGGGGCTTTTTCGACCGATTTGATGCCCTAATTTTAGGAGCCGCCGCCATGTATATCTATCTGAATGTAATGGTAGAACTAGGTTATGTCGCGCTTTAA
- a CDS encoding putative signal transducing protein, producing MFNDPKPNDIDNWVCVLERSTKLEIEMAKSYLSNLNIPSNILSKQDSSYSLSVGDMSYAYLYVPQEFEKQAREALASIDQDENSEEEGDNS from the coding sequence ATGTTTAACGATCCCAAACCAAACGATATTGATAACTGGGTATGTGTACTAGAAAGAAGTACAAAGCTCGAAATTGAAATGGCGAAAAGCTATTTGTCGAATCTTAACATCCCGTCTAATATTCTTTCAAAACAAGATTCATCATACAGCTTAAGTGTAGGCGACATGTCGTATGCTTATCTATATGTGCCACAGGAGTTCGAAAAACAAGCTCGTGAGGCCTTGGCGTCTATCGATCAAGATGAAAACTCTGAGGAGGAAGGAGATAACTCTTGA
- a CDS encoding CPBP family intramembrane glutamic endopeptidase: MSEQLNTPTSSIPEYEEDLRPWVERNGFAHWAIAVLWFIIAFFLFQIIGGLIGALLLLPELMQAVQSGGDIQAIISANLDIAFIGNTAGQFLIIGLASYYVAKLHSIPGKHRQFLRLQLSPNVWKITAITAILVVVIMPFNGFLGWLNYLIFDSLVQVFPSLNWFVETQDSMSEMIKGFIGTENAVLLAFIHIGIVPSLFEEVMFRGYIQRALEKSWGIMAGILISGILFGMYHIQPSNLIPLSVLGILFAYITYVSNSLIPAMVAHLINNGGQVLYGSMNKEFLEMEMTRELDISPLIIIASMILSAGLIYLLRANKNKEAQHV; the protein is encoded by the coding sequence ATGAGTGAGCAGTTAAACACACCTACTAGTTCTATACCAGAATATGAAGAAGATTTAAGACCATGGGTAGAGCGTAATGGCTTTGCTCATTGGGCCATTGCAGTGCTTTGGTTTATCATAGCTTTCTTCTTATTTCAAATTATTGGAGGATTGATAGGTGCATTACTGCTCTTACCTGAGCTCATGCAGGCTGTTCAAAGTGGAGGCGATATCCAAGCCATAATATCGGCCAATTTGGATATCGCTTTTATAGGCAACACCGCTGGGCAGTTTCTAATTATCGGTTTGGCTTCCTACTACGTTGCTAAACTACATTCCATTCCGGGTAAACATCGCCAGTTTCTTAGGCTGCAACTGTCTCCCAACGTTTGGAAGATAACAGCCATCACCGCTATTCTTGTAGTGGTGATTATGCCATTCAACGGATTTTTAGGATGGTTGAATTATTTGATTTTCGACTCCTTAGTTCAAGTATTCCCATCCCTAAACTGGTTTGTGGAAACACAAGATTCGATGTCGGAAATGATTAAAGGCTTCATCGGGACTGAAAATGCCGTGCTTTTAGCTTTTATCCATATCGGTATAGTGCCATCCCTTTTTGAAGAGGTAATGTTTCGTGGCTATATCCAACGAGCTCTAGAAAAAAGTTGGGGTATTATGGCAGGGATTCTTATTTCAGGGATTCTATTTGGTATGTACCATATTCAGCCTTCCAATTTAATACCCCTTTCTGTATTAGGTATTTTATTCGCATACATCACCTATGTGTCGAATAGTTTAATACCCGCGATGGTTGCGCATTTAATCAACAATGGTGGACAGGTTCTTTATGGTTCAATGAATAAGGAATTCCTTGAAATGGAAATGACACGTGAGCTGGATATTTCCCCATTAATCATCATCGCGAGTATGATTTTATCCGCAGGATTGATTTACTTACTACGAGCGAATAAAAATAAAGAAGCTCAGCATGTTTAA
- a CDS encoding DUF4199 domain-containing protein — MENEMNEPSYWPSVFLAGVIVAFIMSALGLGSGYMTLGSEPTGKTFSAASFLGILVCLIAGIAGIIATRHYAREHDVTFPIGRGALIGFLSGVTAVTISTLVGLLWTAVIDPNMNQALYDWQIMNMEAANMTEEQIEMTLKFTPKPGSMMAVLSQFGIGLVVIGIFNLLTGMIGAKVFASEE, encoded by the coding sequence ATGGAAAATGAAATGAACGAGCCAAGTTATTGGCCATCGGTTTTTTTAGCGGGTGTTATAGTCGCTTTTATTATGTCTGCATTAGGGCTAGGAAGTGGATACATGACATTAGGTTCTGAACCAACAGGGAAAACCTTCAGTGCAGCATCGTTCTTGGGTATTCTTGTTTGTTTGATTGCAGGGATAGCTGGAATCATCGCAACTCGCCATTACGCACGTGAGCATGACGTGACCTTCCCAATTGGGCGTGGAGCTTTAATCGGTTTCTTATCAGGCGTTACAGCTGTAACAATTAGTACACTAGTGGGATTACTTTGGACGGCCGTAATTGACCCAAACATGAACCAAGCGCTTTACGACTGGCAAATCATGAATATGGAAGCTGCGAATATGACGGAAGAGCAAATTGAAATGACTTTGAAGTTTACTCCAAAACCAGGTTCTATGATGGCCGTTCTTTCTCAGTTTGGGATTGGCTTAGTAGTAATAGGTATCTTCAACCTACTTACCGGTATGATTGGAGCTAAAGTATTCGCTTCAGAGGAATAA
- a CDS encoding DUF2085 domain-containing protein, whose amino-acid sequence MNATIHIEHKGLYVFVLFASMILTILALGPGVFGVVDPVASIHSIQHQIFNMVCHQDPLRSFSVNGGYMAVCSRCIGIYAGFTIIWLSMPLIARVFKLENVPFLQLFIGAIMLNLVDVFGNLIQFWTNTDGSRFIFGIIFGVSTALLLINEFFKQKMIED is encoded by the coding sequence TTGAATGCCACCATACACATAGAACATAAAGGGTTGTATGTGTTTGTGCTGTTCGCTTCTATGATACTCACCATTTTAGCCTTAGGCCCAGGAGTATTTGGTGTCGTAGATCCAGTGGCATCTATTCACAGCATTCAACACCAAATATTTAATATGGTATGCCATCAAGACCCCTTGAGGTCTTTTTCTGTAAATGGCGGTTATATGGCCGTTTGTTCACGATGTATAGGTATCTATGCAGGCTTTACGATTATTTGGCTAAGCATGCCATTGATAGCACGAGTGTTCAAATTAGAGAATGTGCCTTTTTTACAATTGTTTATAGGTGCTATAATGTTAAATTTGGTGGATGTTTTTGGTAACCTTATCCAATTTTGGACGAATACGGATGGGTCTCGATTTATATTTGGGATCATTTTCGGGGTGAGCACAGCTTTACTTCTGATAAATGAATTTTTTAAACAAAAAATGATAGAGGATTAA
- a CDS encoding acyl-CoA thioesterase: MIQLPDRSPIISYTHSIRSRYSETDKMGYVYYGRYLEYFEVARTEMIRSMGLSYSELEEQGIMLPVIHAELEYKNPVYYDVEMQIEVLVFEEPSVRLQTYYKVHTNGQQSPHVIGEVTLCFMNEETRRPCRAPKLFLDQLKKG; encoded by the coding sequence ATGATCCAATTACCAGATCGGTCGCCGATCATTTCATACACCCATTCCATTCGTAGCCGCTATAGCGAAACGGATAAAATGGGGTATGTGTACTATGGTCGCTACTTAGAATACTTCGAAGTAGCCCGTACGGAAATGATTAGAAGCATGGGGTTGTCGTACAGTGAATTGGAAGAACAGGGGATTATGTTGCCTGTAATTCATGCAGAGCTAGAGTATAAAAACCCCGTGTATTACGATGTGGAAATGCAGATTGAAGTGCTTGTGTTTGAGGAACCCAGTGTGCGCCTTCAAACCTATTATAAGGTGCATACCAATGGGCAACAATCGCCACATGTAATCGGTGAAGTAACACTTTGTTTCATGAACGAAGAAACAAGACGTCCTTGTAGAGCCCCAAAGTTATTCTTAGACCAACTAAAAAAAGGGTAA
- a CDS encoding acetyl-CoA carboxylase carboxyltransferase subunit alpha — MQYLDFEQPIADLEKKIEELENLSTVGDGILKKEIDSLNKKVDALRESIFANLTRWQRVQLARHPDRPYTLDYIYKFVDDFVELHGDRFHADDKAIVGGFGRIEGQTVMVIGHQKGRDTVSRTYRNFGMANPEGYRKAYRLMKLAEKFDTPIITLLDTPGAFPGLEAEERGQAEAIARNLKMMAMLKVPVVTIVIGEGASGGAIGIGMGNEVYMMENTWYSVISPESCSSILWKTWDYKEQAAAVLKLTAKDLEELKVIDGVIPEPLGGAHRDPEQAAAAVKKQIIQSLKRLKKMKADKLVEQRIEKYAAIGAFEVVK; from the coding sequence ATGCAGTATCTTGATTTTGAACAACCGATCGCTGATCTAGAAAAGAAGATCGAAGAATTAGAAAATTTATCTACCGTTGGAGATGGCATCCTCAAAAAGGAAATTGACAGCCTAAATAAAAAAGTAGATGCACTTCGGGAAAGTATTTTTGCCAATCTAACTAGATGGCAGCGCGTGCAATTAGCTCGCCACCCAGATCGCCCATATACCCTTGACTATATCTACAAATTTGTAGATGACTTCGTAGAACTGCATGGCGACAGATTTCATGCTGATGATAAAGCCATTGTAGGTGGTTTCGGTAGAATTGAAGGCCAAACGGTTATGGTAATTGGTCATCAAAAAGGAAGAGATACCGTAAGTAGAACCTATAGAAACTTCGGGATGGCAAACCCAGAAGGGTATAGAAAAGCCTACCGTTTAATGAAGTTGGCTGAAAAGTTCGATACACCGATTATCACACTCTTAGATACTCCAGGTGCATTCCCAGGGCTAGAAGCAGAGGAAAGAGGCCAAGCTGAAGCCATTGCTAGAAACCTTAAGATGATGGCCATGCTTAAAGTACCAGTGGTTACTATCGTGATTGGCGAAGGCGCAAGTGGTGGAGCGATTGGTATTGGTATGGGTAACGAAGTATATATGATGGAAAACACATGGTACTCTGTTATCTCGCCAGAATCGTGTTCATCTATTCTATGGAAAACTTGGGATTATAAAGAACAAGCTGCCGCGGTATTAAAGCTAACTGCCAAAGATCTAGAAGAACTGAAAGTGATTGACGGTGTAATACCTGAGCCTTTAGGTGGGGCACATCGCGATCCTGAACAAGCAGCTGCAGCTGTTAAAAAGCAGATTATTCAGAGCCTAAAACGCCTCAAGAAAATGAAAGCGGATAAGCTCGTTGAACAACGTATTGAGAAATACGCCGCCATTGGTGCTTTTGAAGTTGTAAAGTAA